The Salvelinus namaycush isolate Seneca chromosome 16, SaNama_1.0, whole genome shotgun sequence genome has a segment encoding these proteins:
- the LOC120060954 gene encoding fidgetin-like protein 2 translates to MVEPEDSLYKMHWNPEHAQSLSQWPEQHLDVSSTTSSPAHKSELYTAGRTHARGGSTHGYAWANDDIGALTASNLLKSYAEKYSGVLDSPYNRPPGPTVGAYPEPGAFGGLNGLKTELEPWPLSHSAEGPYPGSLDGLSGPKVGATSAGPPGASSVSVVNSNLSDSGYSGSSSCSGSHSGDYNPPSYNGTYLSSGYCPGPLPGSALPPASLHHPLQPTPTLVPSYSPSTQVYSYPPSSYPHQPSLAPAYSHPSAGYLHSGLATPTPLPSRPTVVGGSYSYQESGGGVKRKAFDMSLEEEGEGSRYRKYSGYDPMKSGGGGDSLSPYSMGDKGNIRFTTGSTDPLAFKPSKPSSQPLVSPPYMVAVAGENSPAAGMTEENGGGGGSENQGFSHSQQQQQQHPSLKSPDPMVLDLVNGEVLDCSPALLWGELAGLTHVKAALEEELLWPCLRPSPTILPPATVLLFGPRGSGKTTLARSMAAQLGASFYRLSGAMLASKGKVDAEGILGATLQVAGARQPSVVLLSEVEALEDEEGLRQVLLSALEKAQMGLGSAGGAPGLVIVVCTTGRPDLLQDTVHRSFAKHYHVGLPDAGMRRQVLLQALVPQGCSLSDRELGAVLQRSEGFSVWELLQLCQQALSSASSSGPQGPLHSLSGQATGPPALKDFENAFCKVRPQSHATPKELDTCMEWSKVYSQ, encoded by the exons GCCTGTATAAGATGCACTGGAACCCGGAGCATGCCCAGTCCCTCAGCCAGTGGCCTGAGCAGCACCTGGATGtgtcctccaccacctcctcgcCGGCCCACAAGTCCGAGCTGTACACCGCTGGCCGAACCCACGCCCGAGGAGGCTCCACCCACGGCTACGCCTGGGCCAATGACGACATTGGTGCCCTAACCGCCTCCAATCTGCTAAAGAGCTATGCAGAGAAGTACTCTGGTGTTCTAGACTCACCCTACAACCGTCCACCGGGGCCCACTGTAGGGGCCTACCCAGAGCCAGGGGCCTTCGGGGGCCTCAATGGCCTCAAGACTGAGCTGGAGCCCTGGCCCCTGAGCCACAGTGCGGAGGGGCCCTACCCCGGGTCCCTGGATGGTCTGTCAGGCCCCAAGGTTGGGGCCACATCAGCAGGGCCCCCAGGGGCCAGCAGTGTGTCAGTGGTCAACAGTAACCTCTCAGACTCTGGATATAGTGGTAGCAGCTCCTGCTCTGGGTCTCACTCTGGTGACTACAACCCCCCCAGCTACAACGGTACCTACCTCTCGTCTGGGTACTGCCCCGGGCCCCTGCCTGGCTCAGCACTTCCCCCCGCCTCCCTCCACCACCCCCTCCAGCCCACGCCCACCCTGGTGCCCAGCTACTCGCCCTCCACCCAAGTTTACAGCTACCCGCCAAGCAGCTACCCCCACCAGCCCAGCCTGGCCCCCGCTTACAGCCACCCCTCTGCAGGGTACTTACACTCCGGGCTGGCCACCCCTACTCCTCTCCCCTCCCGACCCACCGTAGTCGGGGGTAGCTACAGCTACCAGGAGTCTGGAGGTGGGGTGAAGAGGAAGGCATTTGACATGTCATtggaagaggagggggaaggtTCTCGATACAGGAAGTATTCAGGCTACGACCCAATGAAGTCCGGAGGAGGaggggactctctctctccctacagcaTGGGGGATAAAGGAAACATCAGATTCACCACAGGCAGCACAGATCCCCTGGCATTTAAGCCCAGTAAGCCCTCCTCCCAGCCCCTGGTGTCCCCTCCCTATATGGTGGCTGTAGCAGGGGAGAACAGCCCGGCAGCAGGGATGACTGAAGAgaacggaggaggaggagggtcagAAAACCAGGGCTTCTCCCACtcccagcagcaacagcagcagcacc CCAGCCTGAAGAGTCCAGACCCCATGGTTCTGGATCTAGTCAACGGGGAAGTGCTGGACTGCAGCCCAGCCCTGCTATGGGGGGAGCTGGCTGGGCTGACCCACGTCAAAGCTGCCCTGGAGGAGGAGCTGTTGTGGCCCTGTCTAAGGCCCAGCCCCACCATCCTCCCCCCAGCCACCGTGCTGCTGTTCGGCCCCCGGGGAAGCGGGAAGACCACCCTGGCCCGCTCCATGGCCGCCCAGCTGGGGGCCTCCTTCTATAGGCTCAGCGGGGCCATGTTAGCTTCTAAAGGCAAGGTGGATGCCGAGGGGATCCTGGGGGCCACGCTGCAGGTGGCGGGGGCGAGACAGCCTTCTGTTGTGCTGCTCAGTGAAGTGGAGGCtctggaggatgaggaggggctGAGGCAGGTGTTGCTATCCGCCCTGGAGAAGGCCCAGATGGGGTTAGGGTCGGCGGGGGGAGCCCCTGGGCTGGTGATCGTGGTGTGTACCACCGGCAGGCCAGACCTGCTCCAGGATACGGTGCATCGGAGCTTCGCCAAGCACTACCACGTGGGCCTGCCAGATGCGGGGATGCGGAGACAGGTGCTGCTGCAGGCGCTAGTGCCCCAGGGATGTTCTCTCAGTGACAGGGAGCTGGGGGCTGTACTGCAGCGGTCAGAGGGCTTCTCTGTGTGGGAGCTGCTGCAGCTCTGCCAGCAGGCCCTATCCTCAGCATCCTCCTCGGGCCCTCAGGGGCCCTTACACAGCCTTTCAGGACAGGCTACGGGGCCCCCAGCCCTCAAAGACTTTGAGAACGCCTTCTGCAAGGTGCGTCCGCAGTCGCACGCCACCCCGAAAGAACTGGACACTTGTATGGAGTGGAGCAAGGTGTACAGTCAATga